The genomic window CCAACGCCTTGAAACACTCCTTCCAATCTGAAACCTTCTCACCTCCATTGGCCACCTTGCAACACAAATAGCAGACAATGAATGAAGGGGAAGGGAGGGTGAAAAAGAAGATCATTTTCTATGAAATTTTTAGGTTTGTGTTATGGTCAACCTCGAATACCAGTCCTGTTTCTGGGACTGTATCAACTGCCTCCACACAAATGAAGGCAGCATCCTCCTTGCTGAGTCTTCCAGTTGCTGCAACACCCTGTCAAAACAGCAGCTGAAATATAGACACTAATGACAtgaaaaattctatgaatgATTCTGAGTTAGGGGATTAATACAAGTTCCATTCATGAATCTCTTGGAAAATAGTAGGTCTATCACAGTCAAGGTGAGGAATTGGTTTTTGCTATCAGCCAATCATGGATACTTGATAATGAATCTGTCTGTGAAAACTAGAAGGCCAAAGGGTCAATTTTGcagataaaaaaaatacctcTTTAAAGCTGAAACCTTCCTTCCCACCAGGGCTGTTCTGCAACAAGCCAGCTCTGATAATGGTGTAAGGAATCCCAGAACCCGTCACAATCGACTCATCTTTCTCAGCCAGTTTTCTTGCATTCCCTTGCATGAGAGCTTGTATGCCACCGGTGCCTCTATAAGCAGACAACTGCAACCTTGTTAGGATAGCTTACActtcaaagagaaagagaggagaAGAGATACCTGAGACAAGAGAATTATATGTTGTACACCCATCAAGCTCCCAAAGTTAGATATGGAACCTTCCTGCAGAGTTCATGGCCGATCAATAGGAAGACACTGAAGAAGAGAAACTATCTAGTAGTAATCTTATGACAGCTGAGTCTTAAGAtaaaactttcttttttctcatataGATCAAGAACAGTGCAGTTTTAGCATTTCATGTAGAGCTAGGAAAGCCTAAATGTGTGTCCTTAGAGACATGTTTCGGGCAATCCATCATGATTTTATAGAATATGGGAATGAAAAAGGTAGCTAGAACCCCTGAGATGCATACGTTTGGGCAGATGATTGTACGAACACCTCTTAGAGCCTTCCTCTGGAATGATTTATCATTTGCATCTCCTGCCATTGACTGCATACAACACCAAACTACACGAGAATCAACGCTGACAGtacaaaaaataag from Vitis vinifera cultivar Pinot Noir 40024 chromosome 9, ASM3070453v1 includes these protein-coding regions:
- the LOC100246327 gene encoding uncharacterized protein LOC100246327 isoform X1: MAGYLLPYHTSLFLSSQNSHRITATSSFLFKIDRPGSLVCCSAKKKAGFVDQILDYIEGGPKLRKWYGAPDLLPKDGSSVEEDDESAEVEEDRDAVLVTDGDSEIGQMVILSLIVKRSRIKALVKDKRAAMEAFGTYVESMAGDANDKSFQRKALRGVRTIICPNEGSISNFGSLMGVQHIILLSQLSAYRGTGGIQALMQGNARKLAEKDESIVTGSGIPYTIIRAGLLQNSPGGKEGFSFKEGVAATGRLSKEDAAFICVEAVDTVPETGLVFEVANGGEKVSDWKECFKALVEKPDKQLQ